A section of the Pseudomonas fluorescens genome encodes:
- a CDS encoding ATP-grasp domain-containing protein — protein MQRSFVMLAHVAHPAILEGFLPAADKRGLPIVIITDHAQEHRRLLATSPTASQAVHVIECDVFNPLAVIETLNSQGLQPVAVFSNSDHLQTATAIVAEAFECPGKDWRICYAAKNKAAMRERMQRLGLPGPWFQVLTPHAGLPSDAPWPVVAKPREGVASLDVRLCHNAAELSLYCEQFWQQQPGRALLLEAYMEGPLFTLETLGDGHSLHVIGGFDVTLSSPPHFVELAARWDGPLSRAHRTAALAQVAAFGVGFGVCHSEFILTAQGPVLVEINYRSIGDGREFLLDRLLPQGWFERIVALHLGGELAAPQPAHAAATVHYLVADRSGRLDQASASFNIEREEHWCDYRALHTAGDTITLSHSNKDYIGVLRLIAPDDVSLEAQLDATLHDLKWVVV, from the coding sequence ATGCAACGTTCATTTGTCATGCTTGCCCATGTCGCCCACCCTGCCATTCTCGAGGGTTTCCTGCCTGCCGCAGACAAACGCGGGTTGCCGATCGTGATCATTACCGATCACGCTCAGGAACACCGGCGCCTGCTCGCCACGTCACCTACCGCATCGCAAGCAGTGCACGTTATCGAATGCGATGTGTTCAATCCGCTGGCGGTCATCGAGACCCTCAACAGCCAGGGCTTGCAACCGGTTGCCGTGTTCTCCAACAGCGATCACCTGCAGACCGCGACAGCGATAGTGGCCGAGGCATTTGAATGCCCTGGCAAGGACTGGCGCATATGCTACGCGGCCAAGAACAAAGCGGCCATGCGCGAGCGCATGCAGCGTCTGGGCTTGCCCGGCCCGTGGTTTCAGGTGCTCACGCCCCACGCCGGACTGCCGAGCGATGCGCCTTGGCCGGTGGTTGCCAAACCGCGCGAAGGTGTGGCCAGCCTGGATGTCCGGTTGTGCCACAACGCCGCCGAACTGAGCCTTTACTGCGAGCAGTTCTGGCAACAGCAACCGGGCCGGGCACTGTTGCTGGAGGCGTACATGGAAGGCCCGCTGTTCACCCTCGAAACCCTGGGTGACGGGCACAGCCTGCACGTGATCGGCGGCTTTGACGTCACCCTGTCGTCCCCACCGCATTTCGTAGAGCTTGCCGCTCGCTGGGATGGCCCGCTGAGCCGCGCCCATCGCACTGCCGCGCTGGCTCAGGTCGCCGCGTTCGGGGTCGGTTTCGGTGTGTGTCACAGCGAGTTCATTTTGACCGCCCAAGGTCCGGTGCTGGTTGAAATCAACTATCGCAGCATCGGCGATGGTCGCGAGTTCCTGCTGGATCGGCTGCTGCCACAGGGGTGGTTCGAGCGCATTGTCGCTCTGCACCTGGGAGGCGAGCTGGCCGCCCCACAGCCGGCACACGCTGCGGCAACGGTTCACTACCTGGTAGCCGATCGTTCGGGACGCCTGGATCAGGCCAGCGCCAGCTTCAACATCGAGCGCGAGGAACACTGGTGCGATTACCGTGCGCTGCACACTGCCGGCGACACCATCACCCTCAGCCACTCCAACAAGGACTACATTGGCGTGCTGAGATTGATCGCACCCGATGACGTGAGTCTTGAAGCGCAGCTGGATGCAACCCTGCACGACCTCAAGTGGGTGGTGGTATGA
- a CDS encoding TonB-dependent receptor family protein, with the protein MKTTTSLHFSLSLITLSICHSAMAADQPADVSTAPTGSVVLAPMTIQGDVLGTASDQEVRTYAGSRSVIDSSALEKASARGLDDALQRVPGVKIFDETGTGALPQISVRGLYESRSGRIQALSDGIPLALAPYGQTGLSLFPMTMATVDRIDIVRGGAAVQYGPNNVGGVINFISKPIPREWETTLQEKLTLNPGGRQLWDSYMGTGGYLTDNFGLQLDINTLGGEYGREHSDTDVQNYRLRGQWNIDDDRDLSFGIQRYKADMDLAGALSVKDYKRDPRQSTRPLDRFEGDTNRVWGTYTQRLGAMGPFDTVEFSWTNFAHDSYRNFVVGLPFTPNGTAVTKQDGPRNFKVWGTEPRISATIDGDTVGQTWLLGARYVSEDIDYKVNRQNVASSVTTPFRDWKFNDDARAFYLSNAISLLDRRLTITPGVRYENARMDYGDGITGFSRENKSEEWLPGLTVGYQATDAWYIYANAQKSLRPPQVTQIVKEGDVAAELAWNYETGVRYTPWDGMRVDFNLYRIDFDDQIAYNATTDRFDNLGSTRHQGFETEIFWTPQALPNLDLHASYAYLDAKQRNGTYKDNEVPYSSRNQFTVDGRYRFAEHWTYNLDGLYVSSAYTDAANSRNEDATASVGKLPAYWVWNTAIAREFKLDNKSVLTASAGVSNLFNREYYFRGIDTSPWGRQPAPERSLTLGVNYRF; encoded by the coding sequence ATGAAAACAACAACCTCACTACACTTCTCACTCAGCCTTATCACGTTGAGTATTTGTCACAGCGCCATGGCTGCCGATCAGCCGGCGGACGTGTCCACCGCCCCCACCGGCAGCGTGGTCCTGGCACCGATGACGATTCAGGGGGACGTTCTCGGCACCGCCAGCGATCAGGAAGTGCGCACTTATGCCGGCAGCCGCAGCGTTATCGACTCCAGCGCCCTGGAAAAGGCCAGCGCCCGCGGCCTGGACGATGCGCTGCAACGGGTGCCGGGCGTCAAGATCTTTGACGAAACCGGCACCGGCGCCCTGCCCCAGATCTCGGTGCGCGGGCTGTACGAGAGTCGTAGCGGCAGGATTCAAGCCTTGTCGGATGGCATTCCATTGGCACTGGCCCCTTACGGCCAGACCGGTTTGTCACTGTTCCCCATGACCATGGCCACGGTCGACCGCATTGATATCGTGCGCGGGGGCGCTGCCGTGCAATACGGTCCGAACAACGTTGGCGGCGTGATCAACTTCATCAGCAAGCCGATTCCCCGCGAGTGGGAAACCACGCTGCAGGAGAAATTGACCCTCAACCCCGGCGGGCGCCAGTTGTGGGATAGCTACATGGGCACCGGCGGCTACCTGACCGACAACTTTGGCCTGCAACTGGACATCAACACCCTGGGGGGCGAGTACGGCCGTGAGCACTCCGACACCGATGTACAGAACTACCGCCTGCGCGGCCAATGGAACATCGATGACGATCGCGACCTGAGCTTCGGTATCCAGCGCTATAAAGCCGATATGGACCTGGCCGGTGCTCTCAGCGTGAAGGATTACAAGCGTGATCCTCGGCAATCGACGCGCCCGCTGGACCGCTTCGAGGGCGACACCAATCGCGTCTGGGGGACTTACACCCAGCGTCTGGGCGCCATGGGCCCCTTCGACACGGTAGAGTTCAGCTGGACCAACTTCGCCCACGACAGCTACCGCAACTTCGTGGTAGGCCTGCCGTTCACCCCAAACGGTACGGCAGTCACTAAACAGGACGGCCCACGCAACTTCAAGGTCTGGGGCACGGAGCCACGCATCAGCGCCACCATCGATGGCGACACCGTTGGGCAAACCTGGTTGCTGGGCGCCCGTTATGTCAGCGAAGACATCGATTACAAAGTTAACCGCCAGAACGTCGCCAGCAGCGTGACAACGCCGTTCCGGGACTGGAAGTTCAATGACGACGCCCGTGCGTTCTACCTCAGCAACGCCATCAGCCTGCTCGATCGCCGCCTGACCATCACCCCCGGTGTGCGCTACGAAAATGCGCGTATGGATTACGGTGATGGCATCACCGGGTTCTCACGGGAAAACAAATCCGAAGAATGGCTGCCGGGCTTGACGGTCGGTTATCAGGCGACCGACGCCTGGTACATCTATGCCAATGCCCAGAAGTCCCTGCGCCCGCCGCAAGTCACCCAGATCGTCAAGGAAGGCGATGTCGCCGCCGAGCTGGCGTGGAACTACGAGACCGGTGTGCGCTATACCCCGTGGGACGGCATGCGCGTCGACTTCAATCTGTATCGCATCGATTTCGATGACCAGATCGCCTACAACGCCACGACCGACCGTTTCGACAACCTTGGAAGTACACGTCACCAGGGGTTCGAAACCGAGATTTTCTGGACGCCGCAAGCCCTGCCCAATCTGGACCTGCATGCCAGCTATGCCTACCTCGATGCCAAGCAGCGCAACGGCACCTACAAGGACAACGAAGTCCCGTACTCCTCGCGCAATCAGTTCACGGTTGACGGCCGCTACCGTTTTGCCGAGCACTGGACGTACAACCTTGACGGCCTGTACGTCAGCAGCGCTTACACCGATGCCGCCAACTCGCGCAATGAAGATGCCACTGCCAGCGTCGGCAAACTGCCGGCTTACTGGGTCTGGAACACCGCCATTGCCCGCGAGTTCAAGCTGGACAACAAGAGCGTCCTGACCGCGTCTGCCGGCGTCAGCAACCTGTTCAACCGCGAGTACTACTTCCGCGGTATCGATACCAGCCCATGGGGGCGTCAGCCCGCGCCGGAGCGCTCGCTCACGCTAGGCGTCAACTACCGCTTCTAA